Genomic window (Nicotiana sylvestris chromosome 7, ASM39365v2, whole genome shotgun sequence):
ctaaaacaaattaacccctaattaatactaaaatatgaaattaaatcctaaatgcaaatgcatatttttgtatttttcatatgaattaaaatgcacagataaaatgcaacaattaatagaaaatgacaccaaaattcacaaaaattgtaaaataataaagaaattattttgtttgaatttttgggaataatttgctttgggcaaaaatcacgtgctcacatatgATATCCTGTATTTCATACTGGAGTTGAATAATCCAGATTCTTTTATCCTAAATTCgtccaattttggttactccctataaaatatgctgAAAATGTtacttatgaagggatataagcGAGTACATTATCATGGAGAATCGGAAAATATTTgtaatttgatgtctagaacaatttactggaattaaataattaattattttgttTCATGTATATTACACTAGAGTTATATGTTGTTTAGACATTATATCCTATATTTAATATTGGATTTGAATAATCCAGATTTTTTAATCCTAAATTCgtccaattttggttactccctataaaatatgctggaaatgctaATTATAAAGGCATATAAGCAGTATATTATAGTGGAGAACTGGAAACTTGGTATCTATTACAATTTagtggaattaaataatttaatcttTTATTCCTGTATATGACACTGCAGTTATATATTTTAAACTACTATGTCCCGTATTTAATACTGGACTTGAAAAATCCAGAATTTTTTATGCTAAATTTGACCAATTTTGGTTAGTCCATAAAAAATATTCTGGAAATTCtacttatgaagggatataagccagtatattataatggacaagtgtaaaatagtgcaAAATTGGTAATTAGAAtaatttactggaattaaataatttaaaattatgttcCTGTATATTTTGCTCGAGGTATATGTTCCGAAATTATATGTCCATTAATTTATACGGTAACTTCATAAACAAGATTTTTTTGCAGCAAatcaagaaacaaaaaaaaacagtaataatattttgaaaaacaagaatacCAAACAAATTATTTGGGATTACAATCACTTTTTCATATCAGACAATGCAACCTTATTGTATATAATCAATCATTTTTTTCCCTGTATTTTCTTGCATAAGGATGAACTATAGCAGAATTTGTGCAATTTGTTCTGTTATGCCCATATTGTTTGCAGCGACCACATCTTGGTTCTTTCTTGAATTCTGTACCGGAAACATGTCGATTCTTCTGTCTTCTTCCTAGCATTACTTTTGCATCTGGAGGCTTAGTGATTTCTGATTTAATAGTTTCTGGTATAACCCATGTTGATGAATCACCTATAGAATTTACTTGCCCTTCATATGTTTTCAACCAAAAGTCCCTTGAATATTAGGCTGAGCAAAAGGCCGATTTCTTTTGATATATACTGTCAATTGCATGTTCACAGGGTATTTCATCTAGCTGAAATTGACAACAATCACATGTTCTTTTGTCTAGATCAACAATAAATTCCATACCCCTTCTTTCACATTGAATTTGAGTCGATCAATAGGCAATACTCTAAATGTAAAAGCTGGTTTAATTTTTTCTTCCAATGTTGCTTCTTCCCAATTTGATATCTCACGGAATATTCCTTCTGCAGTTGTCCTTCTTTCATAGAACCAGCTTTGCAACTTTTCTTGTATGAAATCCATCATTGTTAAAAGTGGCAATTCTCTTGCACGTCTCAATACATTATTCATTGACTCAACAATATTTGTTGTTAACATATCATATCGCCTTCTCGGACAATGTGAATGAGCCCAGCACCTTCCTGGTGGTTCCTCCatcaaataattaaatattttcttatcaACAGCAGCTATTTGGGACATGAAGTCATCAAATTCTGATTGAAGGTATACTCTTGCAGCACTTTGAAAAAGGTTTAGTACAGTATTTTCTCACTCTTCTTTG
Coding sequences:
- the LOC104216834 gene encoding uncharacterized protein; this encodes MIDNLRDIATEVKPKFVISEMKRAHGIDVGYGKTWHAIQKELSLLRGTTEQNYEQLASYLYMIEQKNPGSYTNIQRDAENRFVYMFFMYGASISGWKYCRPLIAVDGTFLKNKYRGVLLVAVTKDANNQIFSIAFGVADSENNESYEWYFKELRKAIGIRKDLMFLSDRHKAIANGIAKVFPECYHEFDDFMSQIAAVDKKIFNYLMEEPPGRCWAHSHCPRRRYDMLTTNIVESMNNVLRRARELPLLTMMDFIQEKLQSWFYERRTTAEGIFREISNWEEATLEEKIKPAFTFRVLPIDRLKFNVKEGLDEIPCEHAIDSDSSTWVIPETIKSEITKPPDAKVMLGRRQKNRHVSGTEFKKEPRCGRCKQYGHNRTNCTNSAIVHPYARKYREKND